The nucleotide sequence TAAATTTAAACTTGCTAAGAACTCTTTTTACGCTGGAGAATCAAATGTTAGTTTAAAGATAAATTTTGATAGAGAGTACAACGTTGCTAAAGATCCTATACGGATCAAATCTAGTGATTTTAAAATCAATGGTCAAGATACCATTTATACTTCAGTGGTTATAAATGATAAGGTAGTTGCAGTTGATGATGATAGGGTTGTGGATTATTTTTATGGAAGAGTTTATTCTGATAGGCTTGAGGAAAATATGGAAGAGATCGAAGGGGAGAGTTGCGATGTGGATATATACTACGGAGTATATTGCGGTGATGAGTGCCAAACTAAGCAAGATGCAAACGAGAAATACGAGTTCATAAAAGATACGATAAACACCACAGATGATAAAAAAGATCTGGATTACGCAAGAATAAGTGATTTGAATTACTATAAAGTAAAGCATTTTAATAAGTTAAGATCTGATGAGTTTGCTGAATTATTATGGAAATCTCAAGTAGATGGTTTAAATTTAAAAATATACAATCGTAATAGTCCTAAAGTAGAGGATAGTTTTGGTAGTATAGAGGCAAGTGAATGGAAGATGGGACTATATTACAATGACGATCTAGAAAATATATTTACTATATCTATAAAAACGCCAAACTATATGAAATATGATAAAAACTACATAGGAGGAGATCCTAAAGATAGTAGTTTTAAAGTAAAATTTATAAGAGATTCGAACAGTAGCTGGGTGGGTTCTGGCAAGCAAGGCGATGTTATGGGTATATATGAGAAAGACAAACTAATAAAATCAAAAAAAGGCAGGATAGACTGGTAAGAGCGTATCCTGTGTAGCTTTTAAATTTAAATAAATAAAGATGGATTTGCCCTAAGTAGCAAAGCGTAAGCGTGTAGAGCGCTTTGCTCTCTTATATAGTCTCTATCTCCTTCTAAAAGCAGTCTTGAGGTTTGGACATCGCCGTTTTTATTTGCCACGGCGACAAACACCGTGCCTACTGGTTTTTCTTTACTTCCTCCCTCAGGTCCTGCGATACCGCTTATAGCTATAGCATAATCGCATTCGCAAAGTTTCAATACTCCAAAACACATCTGCTCCACGCACTCTTTGCTTACTGCTCCAAATGTTTCTAATACGCTATTTTCTACATCTATCCAATTATGCTTTATGTGATTTGCATAAGTTATCACGGAGCCTTCAAATGCGCTACTTACTCCTGGTACGGCGCCTATCTTTGAAGCACAAAGTCCAGCAGTGCAAGACTCCGCAAAGGTAATTTTCTGATTTTTTTGTATTAATTTTTTTGCTATAAAAGATACTATGCTTTTATCATTTATAATTTTATTTGCAAATAAATTTGAAGCACTATCGATAAAACCTTTTATCTGACCGTATTTATTTGCTCCAGCTCTTACGTAAGTAAGACCAGATAGCAGCTCAGTAAGGCTGATATTTACGTTGTAGGTTGTAGCAAGTGGTTCTAAAAGTATCCTAGCACTCTCTTTGTCGATATCTAAAATATTGAAAAATTGAGATTCTAATTCTATATTTGTAAGAATTTGTGGAAGCTTTTTTGTCGGTTCTGCTTTTATAAGATTTATAGAAGCTAAGTTCAAATCGAGCAAAAAGCTATCTTTGGTATGAACCTGCGCTCTTGATGGAATTAGAGTTTCATCTTTTAACTCTATGGTGTCGGTTGTAAGAGTGGCTAGAATTTTGCTTAAAGTATAAAAGTTGCTATCGTTTGCTATGATTGTTATAAAATTGAAGTTTTTAGAGTGATTTTCTATATAAAACGGTAGTTCTTTATCACTATTTTGTATGTAATATACCATTCCTAACTCACCAAAATGTGATTCATAGCTACTAAAAACATAGTTTAAAAAAGGCTTGTTTATCTGTAACTCTTCTCCTACTATTATGATGATATGTCTCATTTAAACCTCCTAATGTTTAGTATATAATTTTAAATTTAGTATAGATATTTTGTGAATTTTCAGGATCGTCATACGAGACGTTGAAACTCATATTTTTGTTTAACGATAGATCGATGTACGGAGAAGTGCTGTACTCTCCGTCTTTTTGATTTATAACGGCTCCAAATTTTGTTTTATCGAAAATTTCTTTGCTGATTTCTAAATTCGGTGTGATCGTGCTATTTTTTATATCTTTTTCGTATGTTGCGTTTAGTTTGGTTTTTATATCGAAGTTTGCAAAAGAAGTTGCGTGTTCTATGCCTATAGAATTGTTGGAAAAGTAATTTTCATCTTGTTTGTTTATCTTGTTGTCTATGTTAAATTTAAATTTATCTAGATATGGATTATTAAAATTTAAAGAGTCGATACTAAGCAAATCTATGCTTTTAAGATCGAAATTATCGTTGTTTAGTTCAAAATTTGGCGATATCATCTTGCTTTGTTTTGCTTCTAAAACTTCACTGTTGATTTGATTTTCGATTTCAAAAGGTTTTATGAGTAAATTATCTCCGTTTTGCTTTAAAAAGTCACTTTGAAATTCGCTTGCACATATGAGAGATGCGCTTAAGATTACTGCGATTTTTCTTATCATTTTGACTTTTTCTCCTTTGCTAAACGGTTTTATTATTTTATCATATTCTACCAAGATAAATCTTAGTTTTATGAAATTTTTGATAAAATCCATAAATTTAAAAATTTAAGGTTGTTAAATGGACTATAAAGATACACTGTTGCTGCCGACGACGGATTTTGCTATGAGAGGCAATCTTCCTGAGTGTGAGCCGGCACGGTACGCAAAATGGGATGAGCAAAAAGTCTATGAAAAAATGAAAGCTAAAAGAGAGAAATCTCCTATTAGTTTTAATATCCACGATGGTCCGCCATATGCAAACGGACACCTACATATAGGTCACTCACTAAATAAAATTTTAAAAGATATAATTCTAAAAACACACTACTTTTTCGGTGATAGCGTAAGATATACTCCGGGCTGGGATTGCCACGGTCTTCCTATCGAACAGCAAGTTGAAGTGAAGCTCGGCGATAAAAAAAAGAGTATGAGTAAGTCAGATATCAGACAAGAGTGCAGAAACTGGGCTAAGGAGTTTATAGCTATTCAAAAAGATGAGTTTAAATCTCTTGGTGTGATAGGTGACTGGGATGATCCATATCTTACTATGAAATTTAAATTTGAAGCAAATATCTACAGAACTCTTTGTGAAGTGGCTAAAAAAGGACTTCTTATTGAGCGAAGCAAACCTGTTTTTTGGAGCTGGGCTGCTAGAAGCGCTCTAGCTGAAGCTGAAGTGGAATATGAAGATAAAGAGGATTATAGTTTGTATGTTGCTTTTTGCTTAAGCGACGCTGCTTGTAAAAAGCTAGGAGTTAGCGATGCAAAAGCTGTTATCTGGACTACTACACCATGGACTTTAGTTGCAAATCAAGCTATTAGTTTAAATCCGAATGAAAAATACGCCATAACAAGCGAGGGTTATATAATAGCTCTTCCTTTAAAAGAAACTCTTATAAA is from Campylobacter fetus subsp. testudinum 03-427 and encodes:
- the cinA gene encoding competence/damage-inducible domain protein (Pfam match to PF02464.13 CinA), which encodes MRHIIIIVGEELQINKPFLNYVFSSYESHFGELGMVYYIQNSDKELPFYIENHSKNFNFITIIANDSNFYTLSKILATLTTDTIELKDETLIPSRAQVHTKDSFLLDLNLASINLIKAEPTKKLPQILTNIELESQFFNILDIDKESARILLEPLATTYNVNISLTELLSGLTYVRAGANKYGQIKGFIDSASNLFANKIINDKSIVSFIAKKLIQKNQKITFAESCTAGLCASKIGAVPGVSSAFEGSVITYANHIKHNWIDVENSVLETFGAVSKECVEQMCFGVLKLCECDYAIAISGIAGPEGGSKEKPVGTVFVAVANKNGDVQTSRLLLEGDRDYIREQSALHAYALLLRANPSLFI